The Magnolia sinica isolate HGM2019 chromosome 9, MsV1, whole genome shotgun sequence genome contains a region encoding:
- the LOC131255997 gene encoding probable disease resistance RPP8-like protein 2, protein MAESAVRFIIQKLNDFLTQEAKFIFGVDKQLRLLRDKLEWMHALLKDVDGKRRENERVKSWVGQVREVAYDAEDIIDNFIFNIEKQRREKSAGFMRSVRSSACFIKDIPATREISKNIRDIEKRLNKISSNRSEYGIDNIPACGEASSSSTQSQTWREKRAPIVEEGDVVGIEDDTKALVGRLIEGNSRRAVISITGMGGIGKTTLAKKVYNNIDVKKRFDFHAWVYVSQEYRVRELLIRIINYFIRLSRDEIEMMPEDDLRGKLSEYLDGKRYFLVIDDIWTREAWDGLVSALPDGENGSRVLLTTRNEEIAKYADAQSIPHKIHFLDESRSWALFSKRALLENLAPVYLPNLEELGRKIAAKCGGLPLAIAVIGGVLSRKEKSVKEWVKVLESVEWWLNESEDRISGILALSYHDLPHYLLPCFLYFGAFPEDSEIPVAKLIKLLIAEGFVQRRGDEEMEDVAEDYLEELISRSMIQVAERKSNGMAEKCRIHDLLRDLSISKAKEERFLDMYRNIVPTSPTTARRLAITSSGIGMYISLNRSTLHLRSLLHFNSESERLEKPQLKILWGAFEFLRVMHLGQVCLSSLPDEIGYLIHLRYLSLMGTQLEKLPSTITRLSNLQTLDLQYTCIKMLPENIPKMEQMRHLLLSSQCRISDRRTLHCLSNLQTLSIVEAGSWIEYELEKLTNLRELGIEGDLKVTLSRSLCKLIRLRSLWLKASPGSSIPTFASFLNHQHLYKMELTGLLEKLPNLHVFPPMLTELCLDGSQLEQDPMETLAKLSNLRILILQLACYKGKEMVCSNGGFPLLDVLCIAGLYELEEWRVEEGAMPNLRCLNIEGCGRLKMLPDGLQQVTTLQELKLEDMPQEFKERVRANVGEDWFKIRHIPSLIIRR, encoded by the exons atgGCTGAGAGTGCTGTTCGGTTCATCATACAGAAACTGAACGATTTTCTAACGCAGGAAGCAAAATTTATATTTGGAGTAGATAAGCAGCTCAGATTGCTTCGGGATAAACTTGAATGGATGCATGCCCTCCTCAAAGACGTCGATGGGAAGCGCAGAGAGAATGAAAGAGTCAAGAGTTGGGTGGGCCAAGTAAGAGAAGTAGCCTACGATGCTGAGGACATCATCGACAACTTCATCTTTAACATTGAAAAGCAACGAAGAGAGAAAAGTGCTGGTTTCATGCGATCTGTACGAAGTTCTGCTTGCTTCATCAAGGACATACCAGCCACCCGCGAAATTAGCAAGAATATCCGGGACATAGAAAAAAGGCTTAACAAGATCTCGTCCAACAGATCAGAGTATGGCATCGACAATATACCAGCATGCGGagaagcttcatcttcttcaactcAAAGCCAGACGTGGAGGGAGAAGAGGGCTCCCATCGTTGAGGAAGGTGATGTGGTTGGCATTGAAGACGATACAAAGGCACTGGTGGGGCGGCTGATCGAAGGAAATTCGCGACGTGCGGTCATTTCCATCACTGGAATGGGTGGAATTGGTAAGACTACCCTCGCCAAAAAGGTTTACAATAACATCGATGTAAAGAAGCGTTTTGATTTTCATGCTTGGGTGTATGTGTCTCAAGAATATCGAGTGCGAGAGCTTTTAATAAGAATTATAAATTACTTTATAAGGCTCTCACGAGATGAAATAGAGATGATGCCTGAGGACGACTTGCGGGGAAAACTCTCTGAGTACTTGGATGGGAAGAGGTATTTCCTGGTAATTGATGATATATGGACAAGAGAAGCTTGGGACGGTTTGGTCTCTGCACTTCCAGATGGGGAAAATGGCAGCAGGGTGCTGCTCACCACTCGCAATGAAGAAATAGCTAAGTATGCAGATGCTCAGAGCATACCCCATAAAATACATTTTCTTGATGAAAGCAGGAGCTGGGCATTGTTTTCTAAGAGAGCACTTCTTGAAAATCTTGCTCCTGTGTACCTTCCGAACCTGGAGGAGCTGGGGAGAAAGATCGCTGCCAAATGTGGAGGTTTGCCCCTAGCAATTGCAGTAATAGGAGGTGTCCTATCAAGAAAAGAGAAGTCAGTGAAAGAGTGGGTGAAAGTGCTTGAAAGTGTGGAATGGTGGCTAAATGAAAGTGAGGATCGGATCTCTGGTATATTGGCCCTAAGCTACCATGACTTGCCCCATTACTTGCTGCCCTGCTTtctttattttggagcttttcctGAAGATTCTGAAATCCCTGTGGCCAAATTGATTAAGTTGTTGATAGCAGAAGGATTCGTACAGCGTAGAGGAGACGAAGAAATGGAGGATGTTGCAGAGGATTACTTAGAAGAGCTCATCAGCAGAAGCATGATTCAGGTAGCGGAAAGGAAGAGCAATGGAATGGCTGAAAAATGCCGTATTCATGATCTTCTACGCGACCTCTCAATATCCAAAGCCAAAGAAGAGAGATTTCTTGATATGTACAGGAACATAGTGCCTACATCACCGACCACAGCCCGCAGGCTTGCAATTACTTCTAGTGGCATTGGTATGTACATCTCTCTTAACCGCTCAACTCTACACCTCCGCTCTTTATTACACTTCAATAGCGAGAGTGAAAGGCTTGAGAAACCACAGTTAAAAATCCTCTGGGGAGCTTTCGAATTTCTCAGGGTGATGCATCTTGGACAGGTATGCCTCTCTAGTCTCCCGGATGAAATTGGGTATCTAATCCACCTGAGGTACCTATCTCTCATGGGTACTCAGTTAGAAAAGCTACCATCCACGATAACCCGCCTCTCCAATTTACAGACTCTCGATTTACAGTATACATGTATCAAGATGCTACCAGAAAATATTCCGAAGATGGAACAGATGCGTCACCTACTGCTATCATCACAATGTCGAATCAGTGACCGCAGAACACTCCATTGCTTAAGCAATCTCCAGACTCTCTCTATAGTAGAGGCGGGCAGCTGGATAGAATATGAGTTGGAGAAACTGACCAATTTGAGAGAATTGGGAATAGAAGGAGATCTCAAAGTGACATTATCCCGTTCTCTTTGTAAATTAATCCGTCTCAGATCATTGTGGCTAAAGGCAAGTCCTGGATCCTCGATTCCAACTTTTGCATCCTTCTTAAATCATCAGCATCTATATAAGATGGAATTGACTGGACTTTTAGAGAAATTACCGAACCTGCATGTATTCCCACCTATGCTCACTGAGCTATGCTTGGATGGGTCCCAATTAGAGCAAGACCCGATGGAAACGCTGGCGAAGCTCTCGAACCTTCGGATTCTCATATTACAATTGGCATGTTACAAAGGAAAGGAAATGGTTTGCTCCAACGGAGGGTTTCCCCTGCTTGATGTTTTGTGTATTGCTGGATTGTATGAATTAGAGGAGTGGAGAGTGGAGGAAGGGGCGATGCCTAATCTTAGATGTTTAAATATTGAAGGCTGTGGAAGATTGAAGATGCTTCCTGATGGATTGCAACAAGTCACCACCCTTCAAGAATTGAAGTTGGAAGACATGCCGCAGGAATTCAAAGAAAGGGTGAGAGCGAACGTGGGAgaggattggtttaagatccgaCACATACCCTCTCTTATCATCAGGCGCTG A
- the LOC131255998 gene encoding E3 ubiquitin-protein ligase RGLG3-like codes for MEGYHHSYKNRTSSSWGNSPSPSDVIHRKENEVVSRLRGKYSRIANNYESLNQVQAALVQAGLESSNLIVGIDFTKSNEWTGQNSFNGRSLHHISDSQNPYERAISIIGRTLSGLDEDDLVPCFGFGDASTHDQEVFSFFQDGRPCKSFQEALCRYKEIVPHLKLSGPTSFAPIIETAIGIVEKNKGRYHVLLIIADGQVTQNMDTHHGDVSPQEKDTIDAIVKASNYPLSIILVGVGDGPWDMMRQFDDNIPARAFDNFQFVNFTEIMAQNIPLCKKETEFALAALMEIPSQYKATIELHLLGCTRGTPVRAPLPPPPEISRLDNQIYQASQVDMSSMNRNQESSPSKSTRKSPAKLSVKFGSENSSQSRIIHWTDEMDNRLIDILMEQVTFGRNGENGFQRETYKLVVADIKNNVGISLTSTDVQNHIRTLKSIYFTVRDMLNASGFGWDSKMKTVIAPNEVWVEYIKSHPYADYIQGKSIPRYDDLAYIIRNGQASGRSVTTSNILPGVGSRRTRDPEDSITNTLKVNKNNLILSSNDGVNASYQSPSGDGNNSGNTGSTISSRKRMRIDHPCDRNSSA; via the exons GTGCAAGCAGCTCTTGTCCAAGCTGGTCTTGAGTCTTCCAATCTCATCGTGGGTATTGATTTCACTAAGAGCAATGAATGGACCG GTCAAAATTCTTTCAACGGTCGGAGCTTACATCACATCAGCGATTCACAAAATCCATATGAACGGGCAATATCTATCATTGGAAGGACCCTTTCTGGCTTGGATGAGGATGACCTTGTTCCTTGTTTTGGATTTGGAGACG CATCAACACAtgaccaagaagtttttagtttCTTCCAAGATGGACGGCCGTGTAAAAGCTTCCAGGAAGCACTGTGCCGATATAAAGAAATAGTTCCACATCTTAAGCTATCTG GACCGACATCGTTCGCTCCAATTATTGAGACTGCTATAGGCATTGTGGAGAAGAACAAGGGTCGGTATCATGTGCTTCTGATCATCGCAGATGGACAG GTCACCCAAAATATGGACACGCATCATGGCGATGTAAGTCCACAAGAAAAGGATACAATTGATGCCATAGTCAAAGCTAG TAACTACCCCTTATCAATCATTCTGGTTGGAGTTGGCGATGGACCTTGGGATATGATGCGTCAATTTGATGACAATATACCTGCTCGGGCCTTCGATAATTTTCAG TTTGTGAATTTCACGGAGATAATGGCGCAAAACATCCCCTTATGCAAGAAGGAGACAGAGTTTGCTCTGGCGGCATTGATGGAAATACCATCACAATACAAAGCAACTATAGAACTTCATCTTTTGGG CTGCACAAGGGGAACACCAGTGAGGGCTCCTCTCCCTCCGCCACCGGAAATTTCTCGACTTGACAACCAG ATATACCAAGCAAGCCAAGTTGATATGTCGTCCATGAATCGGAATCAGGAATCTAGTCCTTCGAAATCAACTCGAAAGTCCCCGGCTAAACTTTCAGTCAAATTTGGGTCCGAAAATAGTTCCCAAAGCAGAATCATCCATTGGACCGATGAAATGGACAATCGCTTGATCGACATCCTCATGGAGCAGGTCACATTTGGCCGGAATGGtgaaaatgggttccaaagggaGACCTATAAGTTAGTTGTGGCCGATATTAAAAATAATGTAGGGATATCACTTACCTCCACAGACGTGCAAAACCACATTCGAACACTGAAAAGTATCTACTTTACTGTGCGAGATATGCTCAATGCAAGTGGTTTTGGCTGGGATAGCAAAATGAAGACTGTCATTGCTCCAAATGAAGTGTGGGTGGAATATATCAAG TCACATCCATATGCGGACTACATTCAAGGAAAGTCAATTCCCCGATATGACGACCTGGCATATATTATAAGGAATGGCCAAGCGAGTGGACGATCTGTTACTACCAGCAACATACTTCCAGGAGTTGGATCAAGGAGGACAAGGGACCCAGAAGATTCAATTACCAACACTCTGAAAGTTAATAAAAACAATCTAATTCTCTCATCCAATGATGGCGTGAATGCTAGCTATCAAAGCCCTTCAGGAGATGGCAACAACTCCGGAAACACAGGAAGCACCATCAGTTCAAGGAAGAGAATGAGAATCGACCATCCATGTGACAGAAATAGTAGTGCCTAA